One region of Sebastes fasciatus isolate fSebFas1 chromosome 1, fSebFas1.pri, whole genome shotgun sequence genomic DNA includes:
- the LOC141774467 gene encoding tripartite motif-containing protein 16-like isoform X2, whose protein sequence is MAQKGVQLDQEAISCSICLDLLKDPVAIPCGHSYCMNCIKSFWDGEDEKKIYSCPQCRQTFTPRPVLLKNTMLAVLVEELKKTGLQAAPADHCYAGPEDVACDVCTGRKLKAFKSCLVCLASYCEKHLQPHYDSAPFKKHKLVEPSKKLQENICSRHDEVMKMFCRTDQQCICYLCSVDEHKGHDTVSAAAERTERQRELEVSRLNIQQRIQDREKDVKLLQQEVEAVNRSADKAVEDSEKIFTELIRLMEKRSCDVKQQVRSQQKSEVSRVKELQEKLEQEITELKRRDAEMKLLSHTEDHNQFLLNYPSLSPLSESTSSINIRPLSYFEDVTAAVSEVRDKLQDVLREKWTNVSQTVTEVDVLLSQPEPKTRAGFLQYSREITLDPNTAYTQLLLSEGNRKATFMKQHQSYSSHPDRFTGCCGQVLSRESLTGRCYWEVEWRGTGVYVAVTYKSISRAGWCDECYFGYNDKSWALDCYQNSYSFWYNKVQTPVSGPQSSRVGVYLDHSAGILSFYSVSETMTLLHRVQTTFTEPLYAGLCLYRYDVTAELCKLK, encoded by the coding sequence atggcgcagaaaggagttcagctggaccaGGAAGCAAtctcttgttcgatctgtctggatctactgaaggatccggtggctattccctgtggacacagctactgcatgaactgtattaaaagcttctgggatggagaggatgagaagaagatctacagctgccctcagtgtaggcagaccttcacaccgaggcctgtcctgctgaaaaacaccatgttagcagttttagtggaggaactgaagaagactggactccaagctgctcctgctgatcactgctatgctggacctgaagatgtggcctgtgatgtctgcactgggaggaaactgaaagccttcaagtcctgtctggtgtgtctggcctcttactgtgagaaacacctccagcctcattatgactcagctccgttcaagaaacacaagctggtggagccctccaagaagctccaggagaacatctgctctcgtcacgacgaggtgatgaagatgttctgtcgtactgatcagcagtgtatctgttatctctgctctgtggatgaacataaaggccacgacaccgtctcagctgcagcagaaaggaccgagaggcagagagagctggaggtgagtcgactcaacatccagcagaggatccaggacagagagaaagatgtgaagctgctccaacaggaggtggaggctgtcaatcgctctgctgataaagcagtggaggacagtgagaagatcttcaccgagctgatccgtctcatggagaaaagaagctgtgatgtgaagcagcaggtcagatcccagcagaaaagtgaagtgagtcgagtcaaagagcttcaggagaagctggagcaggagatcactgagctgaagaggagagacgctgagatgaagctgctgtcacacacagaggatcacaaccagtttcttcttaactacccctcactgtcaccactcagtgaatctacatccagcatcaatatccgtcctctgagctactttgaggacgtgacggcggctgtgtcagaagtcagagataaactacaggacgttctgagagagaaatggacaaacgtctcacagacagtgactgaagtggatgttttactgtcacaaccagagcccaagaccagagctgggttcttacaatattcacgggaaatcacactggatccaaacacagcatacacacagctgttattatctgaggggaacagaaaagcaacatttatgaaacaacatcagtcttattctagtcatccagacagattcactggaTGTTGTggtcaggtcctgagtagagagagtctgactggacgttgttactgggaggtggagtggagagggACAGGAGTTTATGTAGCAGTCACATACAAGAGTATCAGCAGAGCAGGGTGGTGTGATGAATGTTACTTTGGATACAATGATAAATCTTGGGCGTTAGATTGTTACCAAAACAGTTATAGCTTTTGGTACAACAAAGTCCAaacccccgtctcaggtcctcagtcctccagagtaggagtgtacctggatcacagtgcaggtattctgtccttctacagcgtctctgaaaccatgactctcctccacagagtccagaccacattcactgagcctctctatgctggactttgTCTTTACCGTTATGATgtcactgctgagttgtgtaaactgaaatag
- the LOC141777714 gene encoding tripartite motif-containing protein 16-like: MAQKGVQLDQEAISCSICLDLLKDPVATSCGHSYCMNCIKSFWDGEDEKKIYSCPQCRQTFTPRPVLLKNTMLAVLVEELKKTGLQAAPADHCYAGPEDVACDFCTGRKLKAFKSCLVCLASYCEKHLQPHYDVAPFKKHKLVEPSKKLQENICSRHDEVMKMFCRTDQQCICYLCSVDEHKGHDTVSAAAERTERQRELEVSRLNIQQRIQDREKDVKLLQQEVEAVNRSADKAVEDSEKIFTELIRLMEKRSCDVKQQVRSQQESEVSRVKELQEKLEQEITELKRRDAEMKLLSHTEDHNQFLLNYPSLSPLTESTSSINIRPLSYFEDVTAAVSEVRDKLQDVLREKWTNVSQTVTEVDVLLSQPEPKTRAGFLQYSREITLDPNTAYTLLLLSEGNRKATLMRQEQSYPSHPDRFTDCGQVLSRESLTGRCYWEVERRGRVYVAVAYKSIRRAEGGNERYFGHNDKSWALVCYQNSYIFRYNEVQTPVSGPPSSRVGVYLDHSAGILSFYSVSETMTLLHRVQTTFTEPLYAGLWLYGSDVTAELCKLK; this comes from the coding sequence atggcgcagaaaggagttcagctggaccaGGAAGCAAtctcttgttcgatctgtctggatctactgaaggatccggtggctacttcctgtggacacagctactgcatgaactgtattaaaagcttctgggatggagaggatgagaagaagatctacagctgccctcagtgtaggcagaccttcacaccgaggcctgtcctgctgaaaaacaccatgttagcagttttagtggaggaactgaagaagactggactccaagctgctcctgctgatcactgttatgctggacctgaagatgtggcctgtgatttctgcactgggaggaaactgaaagccttcaagtcctgtctggtgtgtctggcctcttactgtgagaaacacctccagcctcattatgatgtggctccgttcaagaaacacaagctggtggagccctccaagaagctccaggagaacatctgctctcgtcacgacgaggtgatgaagatgttctgtcgtactgatcagcagtgtatctgttatctctgctctgtggatgaacataaaggccacgacaccgtctcagctgcagcagaaaggaccgagaggcagagagagctggaggtgagtcgactcaacatccaacagaggatccaggacagagagaaagatgtgaagctgctccaacaggaggtggaggctgtcaatcgctccgctgataaagcagtggaggacagtgagaagatcttcaccgagctgatccgtctcatggagaaaagaagctgtgatgtgaagcagcaggtcagatcccagcaggaaagtgaagtgagtcgagtcaaagagcttcaggagaagctggagcaggagatcactgagctgaagaggagagacgctgagatgaagctgctgtcacacacagaggatcacaaccagtttcttcttaactacccctcactgtcaccactcactgaatctacatccagcatcaatatccgtcctctgagctactttgaggacgtgacggcggctgtgtcagaagtcagagataaactacaggacgttctgagagagaaatggacaaacgtctcacagacagtgactgaagtggatgttttactgtcacaaccagagcccaagaccagagctggattcttacaatattcacgagaaatcacactggatccaaacacagcatacacactgctgttattatctgaggggaacagaaaagcaacattaatgagACAAGAACAGTCTTATcctagtcacccagacagattcactgattgtggtcaggtcctgagtagagagagtctgactggacgttgttactgggaggtggagaggagagggagagtttatgtagcagtcgcatacaagagtatcaggagagcagAGGGGGGGAATGAACGTTACTTTGgacacaatgacaaatcttgggcgtTAGTTTGTTACCAAAACAGTTATATATTTAGGTACAACGAAGTCCAaacccccgtctcaggtcctccgtcctccagagtaggagtgtacctggatcacagtgcaggtattctgtccttctacagcgtctctgaaaccatgactctcctccacagagtccagaccacattcactgagcctctctatgctggactttgGCTTTATGGTTCTGATgtcactgctgagttgtgtaaactgaaatag
- the LOC141774467 gene encoding tripartite motif-containing protein 16-like isoform X1, translating into MAQKGVQLDQEAISCSICLDLLKDPVAIPCGHSYCMNCIKSFWDGEDEKKIYSCPQCRQTFTPRPVLLKNTMLAVLVEELKKTGLQAAPADHCYAGPEDVACDVCTGRKLKAFKSCLVCLASYCEKHLQPHYDSAPFKKHKLVEPSKKLQENICSRHDEVMKMFCRTDQQCICYLCSVDEHKGHDTVSAAAERTERQRELEVSRLNIQQRIQDREKDVKLLQQEVEAVNRSADKAVEDSEKIFTELIRLMEKRSCDVKQQVRSQQKSEVSRVKELQEKLEQEITELKRRDAEMKLLSHTEDHNQFLLNYPSLSPLSESTSSINIRPLSYFEDVTAAVSEVRDKLQDVLREKWTNVSQTVTEVDVLLSQPEPKTRAGFLQYSREITLDPNTAYTQLLLSEGNRKATFMKQHQSYSSHPDRFTGCCGQVLSRESLTGRCYWEVEWRGTGVYVAVTYKSISRAGWCDECYFGYNDKSWALDCYQNSYSFWYNKVQTPVSGPQSSRVGVYLDHSAGILSFYSVSETMTLLHRVQTTFTEPLYAGLWLNSVF; encoded by the exons atggcgcagaaaggagttcagctggaccaGGAAGCAAtctcttgttcgatctgtctggatctactgaaggatccggtggctattccctgtggacacagctactgcatgaactgtattaaaagcttctgggatggagaggatgagaagaagatctacagctgccctcagtgtaggcagaccttcacaccgaggcctgtcctgctgaaaaacaccatgttagcagttttagtggaggaactgaagaagactggactccaagctgctcctgctgatcactgctatgctggacctgaagatgtggcctgtgatgtctgcactgggaggaaactgaaagccttcaagtcctgtctggtgtgtctggcctcttactgtgagaaacacctccagcctcattatgactcagctccgttcaagaaacacaagctggtggagccctccaagaagctccaggagaacatctgctctcgtcacgacgaggtgatgaagatgttctgtcgtactgatcagcagtgtatctgttatctctgctctgtggatgaacataaaggccacgacaccgtctcagctgcagcagaaaggaccgagaggcagagagagctggaggtgagtcgactcaacatccagcagaggatccaggacagagagaaagatgtgaagctgctccaacaggaggtggaggctgtcaatcgctctgctgataaagcagtggaggacagtgagaagatcttcaccgagctgatccgtctcatggagaaaagaagctgtgatgtgaagcagcaggtcagatcccagcagaaaagtgaagtgagtcgagtcaaagagcttcaggagaagctggagcaggagatcactgagctgaagaggagagacgctgagatgaagctgctgtcacacacagaggatcacaaccagtttcttcttaactacccctcactgtcaccactcagtgaatctacatccagcatcaatatccgtcctctgagctactttgaggacgtgacggcggctgtgtcagaagtcagagataaactacaggacgttctgagagagaaatggacaaacgtctcacagacagtgactgaagtggatgttttactgtcacaaccagagcccaagaccagagctgggttcttacaatattcacgggaaatcacactggatccaaacacagcatacacacagctgttattatctgaggggaacagaaaagcaacatttatgaaacaacatcagtcttattctagtcatccagacagattcactggaTGTTGTggtcaggtcctgagtagagagagtctgactggacgttgttactgggaggtggagtggagagggACAGGAGTTTATGTAGCAGTCACATACAAGAGTATCAGCAGAGCAGGGTGGTGTGATGAATGTTACTTTGGATACAATGATAAATCTTGGGCGTTAGATTGTTACCAAAACAGTTATAGCTTTTGGTACAACAAAGTCCAaacccccgtctcaggtcctcagtcctccagagtaggagtgtacctggatcacagtgcaggtattctgtccttctacagcgtctctgaaaccatgactctcctccacagagtccagaccacattcactgagcctctctatgctggacttt ggttaaattcagtgttttaa